One segment of Macrotis lagotis isolate mMagLag1 chromosome 1, bilby.v1.9.chrom.fasta, whole genome shotgun sequence DNA contains the following:
- the PTGDS gene encoding prostaglandin-H2 D-isomerase isoform X2: MMAMGLLWMGLALFQTLQTQAQTGAQTGAQTEAQDSHQEIPVQPGFIEDRFVGTWYSVGLASTFPWFLKKKAEMLMCKTVLTPEADGTVNLTATFVSNNQCETRTSLLRKTEQPGHYVYKSIKWGSEHNIFVVETNYEEYTLLYTTKTKGNSNFNMATLYSRTKDIRPELKERFIRFAENHGFTEDNIVILPKTDQCIDEN, from the exons ATGATGGCTATGGGCCTCCTGTGGATGGGGCTAGCCTTGTTCCAGACCCTGCAGACCCAGGCCCAGACTGGGGCCCAGACTGGGGCCCAGACCGAGGCCCAAGACTCCCACCAGGAGATTCCAGTTCAGCCAGGCTTCATAGAGGACAGG TTTGTAGGAACGTGGTACAGTGTGGGACTAGCCTCTACCTTCCCCTGGTTCCTGAAAAAGAAAGCAGAGATGTTGATGTGCAAGACGGTCCTGACTCCAGAAGCTGATGGAACAGTCAACCTCACTGCCACTTTTGTCAG CAACAATCAGTGTGAGACTCGAACCTCACTCCTGAGGAAGACGGAGCAGCCAGGACATTATGTTTACAAAAGCATCA AGTGGGGGAGTGAACATAACATCTTTGTGGTGGAAACCAACTATGAAGAATATACTCTGCTGTATACCACTAAAACCAAAGGCAACAGTAACTTCAACATGGCAACTCTCTACA GCAGAACCAAGGATATAAGACCTGAACTGAAGGAGAGGTTCATTAGATTTGCCGAGAACCATGGCTTCACAGAAGACAACATTGTCATCCTGCCCAAAACTG ATCAGTGTATCGATGAAAACTAA
- the PTGDS gene encoding prostaglandin-H2 D-isomerase isoform X1: MMAMGLLWMGLALLQTLQTQAQTGAQTGAQTEAQDSHQEIPVQPGFIEDRFVGTWYSVGLASTFPWFLKKKAEMLMCKTVLTPEADGTVNLTATFVSNNQCETRTSLLRKTEQPGHYVYKSIKWGSEHNIFVVETNYEEYTLLYTTKTKGNSNFNMATLYSRTKDIRPELKERFIRFAENHGFTEDNIVILPKTDQCIDEN; this comes from the exons ATGATGGCTATGGGCCTCCTGTGGATGGGGCTAGCCTTGCTCCAGACCCTGCAGACCCAGGCCCAGACTGGGGCCCAGACTGGGGCCCAGACCGAGGCCCAAGACTCCCACCAGGAGATTCCAGTTCAGCCAGGCTTCATAGAGGACAGG TTTGTAGGAACGTGGTACAGTGTGGGACTAGCCTCTACCTTCCCCTGGTTCCTGAAAAAGAAAGCAGAGATGTTGATGTGCAAGACGGTCCTGACTCCAGAAGCTGATGGAACAGTCAACCTCACTGCCACTTTTGTCAG CAACAATCAGTGTGAGACTCGAACCTCACTCCTGAGGAAGACGGAGCAGCCAGGACATTATGTTTACAAAAGCATCA AGTGGGGGAGTGAACATAACATCTTTGTGGTGGAAACCAACTATGAAGAATATACTCTGCTGTATACCACTAAAACCAAAGGCAACAGTAACTTCAACATGGCAACTCTCTACA GCAGAACCAAGGATATAAGACCTGAACTGAAGGAGAGGTTCATTAGATTTGCCGAGAACCATGGCTTCACAGAAGACAACATTGTCATCCTGCCCAAAACTG ATCAGTGTATCGATGAAAACTAA